A section of the Melopsittacus undulatus isolate bMelUnd1 chromosome 3, bMelUnd1.mat.Z, whole genome shotgun sequence genome encodes:
- the DPY30 gene encoding protein dpy-30 homolog, with amino-acid sequence MEAEQIMEGQPQVPENPHSEYGLTENVERIVENEKINAEKTSKQKVDLQSLPTRAYLDQTVVPILLQGLAVLAKERPPNPIEFLAAYLLKNKSQFEDRN; translated from the exons ATGGAGGCAGAGCAGATCATGGAGGGACAGCCACAG GTTCCAGAAAATCCCCATTCTGAATACGGCCTCACTGAAAATGTAGAG agGATagtagaaaatgagaaaataaatgcagagaaaacatCGAAGCAGAAGGTGGATCTTCAGTCATTGCCCACACGTGCCTACTTGGATCAGACAGTTGTACCTATCTTACTACAAGGACTCGCTGTGCTTGCAAAAGAGAG acCACCAAATCCCATTGAATTTCTAGCAGcatatcttttaaaaaacaagtcACAGTTTGAGGACCGGAATTAA